The window TTTGGTAGTAGTCGATGCCGGCAATGTTTCTGATGCCGTTTTCAATGTCGATCGTTGCAAGGGGGAATTGATCGAGCGTTAGGATATACCGGGTAAGGGAGACGGTGACTTCAACGCCTGCTGCCTTCATATCGCCAGGCTTCCACTGACCAGAAGCGATCTTTTTGATACCGCCCTGCATCACAGCCTTAGCCGGAACCGATTCTCCCGCCTGACCCTGAAGGGCGCCCGTTGCAATGATACCCGCCGACCCACCGAGCTGAAGGCCATAGAGTAGGAAGATCTCTTTATTAAGGGAT is drawn from Pseudobacteriovorax antillogorgiicola and contains these coding sequences:
- a CDS encoding phage major tail tube protein, with amino-acid sequence MLPKFFKNFEVSITGTSFRNICEEMSLPELTLKTEEWRGAGMDAPIEIDVGMEKLESTLKFPSLNKEIFLLYGLQLGGSAGIIATGALQGQAGESVPAKAVMQGGIKKIASGQWKPGDMKAAGVEVTVSLTRYILTLDQFPLATIDIENGIRNIAGIDYYQNIKATLGL